The following is a genomic window from Petrotoga sp. 9PWA.NaAc.5.4.
GATATATCCGAAATTGAGTGTAGTAGAAAATATATTTCTTGGAAAAGAAATAAAAAAAGCTAATGGAGCTATTGATTGGAAAGCAGAGAAGAAAAAAGCTAAAGAGTTACTTCACCGTTTGGGTGTTGAAGAAGATATTTCTAACATAGAAATGGGTACTTTATCAACTGCTTTTCAACAATTAGTATTAATTGCAAAAGCCCTTCTTTTTACTGCAAAAATTGTTATTTTTGATGAACCTACCGCTATACTAACCGAACAAGAAACTTTAAGACTTTTCAAGATAATAGAAGATTTAAAAAAACAAGGAATAGGGGTTATTTATATAAGTCATAGGTTGGAAGAACTTGAGAAAATAGCAGATAGAATAACAATAATGAGAGATGGGGAAGTTAAAGGAACTTTTTTGAAAAAAGAAATTACCAAAGGACAGATTATTGACTTAATGGCAGGTAAACATTTAACGGAAAAAAATAAGAAAGAAAAAAAGATGGGTAAAATAGTTTTAGAAATTAAAAATTTCAGCAAGAAAAAAATGTTTCACAATATATCTTTTAATGTCAAGGAAGGAGAGATATTAGGATTCTCCGGACTGGTAGGGGCAGGAAGAAGTGAATTAATGCAGTCTATTTTTGGACTTATTTTTCCCGATGATGGAGAAATGTTCTTTAATGGTCAAAAGATAAGAGTTAATTCTCCTGTAGAAGCTATAAATTTGGGTATAGCTTATCTTCCAGAAGACAGAGGATCTCAAGGTTTGTTTCAAAACTTTGCCATTTTAGATAATATTACAATAAGTATTCTTGATAAATTTAAGAAAAGTTTTGGAGTAGTAGATATTGAGAAGAGTACTCAATTAGCTAAAAAATACATAGAGTTATTAAAAATAAAAGCTCCTTCAGTTTATACGAAAGTAAAAAATTTAAGTGGTGGGAATCAGCAAAAAGTTCTAATTTCAAAGTGGTTAGCAGTTGAACCAAAAATACTTATTTTAGATGAGCCTACCCGGGGAGTTGATGTTGGTATAAAATCGGAAATTCACGAACTGATATTTGAATTGTCATCTCAAGGACTCCCAGTTATAATAATTTCTTCAGAATTGCCAGAAATATTAAAATTAAGTGATAGAGTGATTGTAATGCATGAAGGTGTGATAACGGGGGAATTTGAAGGTCATGAAATTACCGAGGAAAATTTGATGAGAGCAGTTATAGGCGAAAATCTTGTAGGTCAGAGGTGATATTCGTGCAAGCAAAAAATCTATTTAAAAGTCGAGAATTTATTATTATATGCATTATTTTACTTTTGTCTTTATTTATAACACTATATTCTCCAAGGTTTATTAACATTCAAAATATAAGAAATATCTTCATGCAAGTTTCAAGTATAGCAATAAGTGCTATTGGAATGACAATGATCATAATAACAGGAGGAATTGATGTTTCTGCTGGTTCGATCTTTGGAATTACAGGTTTAACTCTGGCAAAGTTAGCTACTTCCGGTTTTAATCCTTTTTTTGCTTTTATTGTAAGCGCTGGGGTAGGGATTTTGTTGGGGTTATTAAATGGTTTGCTAATATCTAAAATAAATATTTCT
Proteins encoded in this region:
- a CDS encoding sugar ABC transporter ATP-binding protein, which translates into the protein MSLLEMKNVKKSYGGVKALKGVDFSLEKGECHALVGENGAGKSTLIKCLTGATKMDSGIIKLEGREIALNSPKDGIENGIIAVYQEPMIYPKLSVVENIFLGKEIKKANGAIDWKAEKKKAKELLHRLGVEEDISNIEMGTLSTAFQQLVLIAKALLFTAKIVIFDEPTAILTEQETLRLFKIIEDLKKQGIGVIYISHRLEELEKIADRITIMRDGEVKGTFLKKEITKGQIIDLMAGKHLTEKNKKEKKMGKIVLEIKNFSKKKMFHNISFNVKEGEILGFSGLVGAGRSELMQSIFGLIFPDDGEMFFNGQKIRVNSPVEAINLGIAYLPEDRGSQGLFQNFAILDNITISILDKFKKSFGVVDIEKSTQLAKKYIELLKIKAPSVYTKVKNLSGGNQQKVLISKWLAVEPKILILDEPTRGVDVGIKSEIHELIFELSSQGLPVIIISSELPEILKLSDRVIVMHEGVITGEFEGHEITEENLMRAVIGENLVGQR